A genomic stretch from Heptranchias perlo isolate sHepPer1 chromosome 28, sHepPer1.hap1, whole genome shotgun sequence includes:
- the inpp5ka gene encoding LOW QUALITY PROTEIN: inositol polyphosphate 5-phosphatase Ka (The sequence of the model RefSeq protein was modified relative to this genomic sequence to represent the inferred CDS: inserted 3 bases in 2 codons), translated as MLEPASPPDDVTTLLHLEFQTQEMDMYVIGLQELNSKVPSFLVDMAFYDPWTIFITNSLAPLGYVKVTSIRMQGVLLLIFVKCSHLPYVRDLQTNYTRTGLFGYWGNKGGVAIRLSIYGHLVCFLNCHLPAHMENSHQRLDTFERILDVLQFTGKKAQAILDHDLVFWFXDLNFRIADHGLHFLRESISKNPXYHLLWDKDQLNKAKKTEPVLKGFLEGQLLFKPTYKFNLDSMDYDTSGKKRKPAWTDRILWKVKERSHGESEAHGSDLKKPIGVTLNSYDSQMEYGISDHKPVSGTFSLEFEKLITQPLVELQPEGEWVPGHDAVISYCMLEEYPSSTWDWIGLFKVGFRSHSDYVTYLWVKDDELTVNEDIYQVFLNGDQIPMTGGEFTLCYYSSNMETIVGVSCPFQITPECAENPLDNINGMATLSNA; from the exons ATGTTGGAACCCGCCTCTCCTCCCGATGATGTCACCACTTTACTCCATTTGGAATTTCAGACACAAGAGATGGACATGTACGTGATTGG TTTACAGGAACTGAACTCGAAGGTGCCCTCGTTCCTGGTTGACATGGCATTCTACGACCCATGGACCATCTTTATCACCAACTCGCTAGCTCCCCTGGGCTACGTTAAG GTAACCTCAATCCGGATGCAGGGTGTTCTGCTGTTGATCTTTGTAAAGTGTTCACACCTGCCTTACGTCCGGGACCTTCAGACCAATTACACCCGGACTGGGCTGTTTGGATACTGG ggcAACAAAGGGGGTGTGGCCATTCGTCTGTCCATCTACGGACACCTGGTCTGCTTCCTGAACTGCCACCTGCCGGCGCACATGGAGAATTCCCACCAGCGGCTGGACACCTTCGAGCGAATTCTGGACGTGTTGCAGTTCACCGGCAAGAAGGCCCAGGCCATTCTCGATCACGA CCTGGTGTTCTGGT GGGATCTCAACTTCCGTATTGCCGATCACGGGCTGCACTTCCTCCGTGAGTCAATCAGCAAGAACCC CTACCACCTGCTGTGGGACAAGGATCAG CTCAACAAGGCTAAGAAGACCGAGCCAGTCCTGAAGGGATTCCTGGAGGGACAGCTCCTCTTCAAACCCACGTACAAGTTCAACCTGGACTCCATGGACTACGACACCAG TGGGAAGAAACGGAAACCGGCCTGGACGGACCGGATCCTTTGGAAAGTTAAAGAACGCTCCcacggagagagtgaggcccatgGATCGGACTTGAAGAAGCCCATCGGAGTGACGTTAAACTCCTACGACAGCCAAATGGAGTACGGAATCAGCGATCACAAGCCGGTGTCAGGCACCTTTAGCCTAGAG TTTGAGAAACTCATCACTCAGCCACTGGTCGAGCTGCAGCCGGAGGGGGAGTGGGTCCCTGGGCATGACGCGGTCATCTCTTACTGCATGCTGGAGGAGTATCCCAGCAGCACCTGGGACTGGATCGGTCTGTTCAAG GTCGGGTTCCGAAGTCACAGTGACTACGTGACGTACCTCTGGGTCAAGGACGATGAGTTGACGGTCAACGAGGACATCTACCAG GTGTTCCTGAATGGTGATCAAATCCCTATGACCGGTGGAGAATTCACCCTCTGCTACTACAGCAGCAACATGGAGACTATCGTAGGAGTGAGCTGCCCTTTCCAG ATCACGCCGGAATGTGCTGAAAACCCGCTGGATAACATTAACGGAATGGCCACGTTGAGCAACGCCTGA
- the LOC137299235 gene encoding XIAP-associated factor 1-like, whose protein sequence is GPLSDYSPRFIGLCFPLVFVSVSLTGEASEIPCEFCTKTFPEEQLLQHQVREHVWSSPADDGKALLLPAPRPAVLRPSSSRSHPYTAHFPHPQLPPRLPAPLLSSPSGSDSGSEDFDEISSCSVCACALPSEILQQHEEKCRFYDWQRKMGMKQNPMNDNKNL, encoded by the exons GGGCCCCTGTCGGACTACAGCCCACGTTTTATTGGTCTGTGTTTCCCACTGGTTTTTGTGTCTGTTTCTCTGACAGGAGAAGCCTCAGAGATTCCATGTGAATTCTGCACAAAGACGTTTCCTGaagagcaactcctgcagcaccAGGTGAGAG AACACGTGTGGTCCTCTCCCGCAGATGATGGGAAAGCTTTGCTCCTACCTGCACCAAGACCTGCTGTTCTCCGCCCCTCTTCCTCCCGCTCTCACCCCTATACCGCCCATTTCCCTCACCCCcaactccctccccgcctccccgctcctctcctctcctcaccatCGGGCTCCGACTCCGGGAGCGAAGACTTTGATGAAATCAGTTCCTGCTCGGTCTGTGCCTGTGCCCTGCCGAGTGAGATTCTCCAACAGCATGAG gaGAAGTGTCGGTTTTATGATTGGCAGAGGAAGATGGGAATGAAACAAAACCCAATGAACGACAACAAGAACCTTTAA